A portion of the Pseudorasbora parva isolate DD20220531a chromosome 1, ASM2467924v1, whole genome shotgun sequence genome contains these proteins:
- the frmd5b gene encoding FERM domain-containing protein 5 isoform X3: MADSCAKVQMLLHWLHLFCRVTANHRSHSLQYLLNYAEIGDYDPGKHPEGYSSKFQFFPKHSERLERRIAEIHKSELTGQSPETSEMNFLRKAQSLETYGVDPHPCKDVSGNAAFLAFTPFGFVVLQGNRRIHFLKWNEVTKLKFEGKTFHIYATHQEDQKIILTYFAPTPEACKHLWKCGVENQAFYQFEKSSQVRTVSSSNLFFKGSRFRYSGKVAKEVMEQSAKIRREPPEIHRAGMVPSRSCPSITHGPRQSSVPRTRRRAVHISIMEGLESLRDSGHSTPVRSVSNGNSFLRSHGAEGGTAEFSEDSYSPSDSVLPTPVSNDPSDQAQVRHTNGPRRIQDEGGTELCTQNQARPQAVKPKGKRSHLEKTLPTQHGPEEGVNEVICSLARLFLVTLALLFALLLLLIVLTESELDLAFLRDIRRTPEFQQFHYEYFCPLRRWLACKLRWMGGHLINK, encoded by the exons ATGGCCGACTCCTGTGCAAAAGTTCAGATGCTGCTACATTGGCTGCATTTATTCTGCAGGGTAACAGCAAACCACAGGAGCCATTCCTTACAATATTTGTTGAATTATG CTGAGATTGGAGATTATGACCCGGGGAAGCATCCGGAAGGTTACAGCTCTAAGTTTCAGTTTTTTCCCAAGCATTCTGAGCGCCTGGAGCGCCGCATTGCTGAGATCCACAAATCCGAGCTGAC AGGCCAGAGTCCTGAGACATCTGAAATGAATTTCTTAAGAAAAGCTCAGTCTCTAGAAACATATGGAGTAGATCCACATCCCTGCAAA GATGTGTCTGGGAATGCAGCATTTCTCGCATTTACCCCGTTTGGCTTTGTGGTATTGCAGGGGAACAGGAGGATTCATTTCCTCAAATG GAACGAGGTGACCAAACTAAAGTTCGAAGGAAAGACATTTCATATATATGCAACTCATCAAGAG GATCAGAAGATCATCTTGACTTACTTTGCTCCAACACCGGAGGCCTGTAAGCATTTATGGAAGTGTGGGGTGGAAAACCAAGCTTTCTACCA GTTTGAGAAATCAAGTCAAGTTCGCACGGTGTCTAGTAGTAATCTTTTCTTCAAAGGGAGCCGCTTTAGATATAG TGGTAAAGTGGCCAAGGAAGTGATGGAACAGAGTGCCAAAATAAGACGAGAGCCTCCAGAGATCCACAG GGCTGGAATGGTCCCCAGTAGGAGTTGTCCCTCCATCACTCATGGCCCACGACAGAGCAGCGTTCCCCGAACACGAAGGAGAGCAGTCCATATTTCCATCATGGAGG GTTTGGAGTCCCTGCGTGACAGTGGCCATTCCACACCAGTACGATCGGTCTCCAATGGCAATTCATTCCTACGCTCCCATGGAGCCGAGGGAGGAACAGCTGAATTTTCGGAGGACTCTTACAGTCCCTCTGACAGTGTGCTTCCCACACCGGTGTCCAACGACCCCTCAGACCAGGCTCAGGTTCGCCACACAAATGGCCCACGCAGGATCCAAGATGAAGGAGGAACAGAACTGTGCACTCAAAACCAGGCAAGGCCACAGGCCGTTAAGCCCAAAGGGAAACGTTCACACCTGGAGAAGACTCTGCCAACCCAACACGGACCAGAGGAAGGCGTGAATGAGGTCATCTGTAGTTTGGCCCGTCTTTTCTTAGTGACCCTGGCTCTGCTCTTTGCTCTCCTTCTCCTTCTTATTGTGCTAACAGAATCTGAGCTGGACTTGGCATTTCTTAGAGACATCCGGAGGACACCCGAATTCCAGCAGTTCCACTATGAATACTTTTGCCCCCTTCGGCGTTGGCTGGCCTGCAAGTTGCGCTGGATGGGTGGGCATCTTATTAATAAATGA
- the frmd5b gene encoding FERM domain-containing protein 5 isoform X2: protein MCLRVKFYPPDPAALKEEITRYLVFLQIKRDLYHGRLLCKSSDAATLAAFILQAEIGDYDPGKHPEGYSSKFQFFPKHSERLERRIAEIHKSELTGQSPETSEMNFLRKAQSLETYGVDPHPCKDVSGNAAFLAFTPFGFVVLQGNRRIHFLKWNEVTKLKFEGKTFHIYATHQEDQKIILTYFAPTPEACKHLWKCGVENQAFYQFEKSSQVRTVSSSNLFFKGSRFRYSGKVAKEVMEQSAKIRREPPEIHRAGMVPSRSCPSITHGPRQSSVPRTRRRAVHISIMEGLESLRDSGHSTPVRSVSNGNSFLRSHGAEGGTAEFSEDSYSPSDSVLPTPVSNDPSDQAQVRHTNGPRRIQDEGGTELCTQNQARPQAVKPKGKRSHLEKTLPTQHGPEEGVNEVICSLARLFLVTLALLFALLLLLIVLTESELDLAFLRDIRRTPEFQQFHYEYFCPLRRWLACKLRWMGGHLINK from the exons ATGTGTTTGCGTGTTAAATTCTATCCTCCGGACCCTGCAGCTCTTAAAGAAGAGATCACTAG ATACCTTGTCTTCCTACAGATTAAAAGAGATTTGTATCATGGCCGACTCCTGTGCAAAAGTTCAGATGCTGCTACATTGGCTGCATTTATTCTGCAGG CTGAGATTGGAGATTATGACCCGGGGAAGCATCCGGAAGGTTACAGCTCTAAGTTTCAGTTTTTTCCCAAGCATTCTGAGCGCCTGGAGCGCCGCATTGCTGAGATCCACAAATCCGAGCTGAC AGGCCAGAGTCCTGAGACATCTGAAATGAATTTCTTAAGAAAAGCTCAGTCTCTAGAAACATATGGAGTAGATCCACATCCCTGCAAA GATGTGTCTGGGAATGCAGCATTTCTCGCATTTACCCCGTTTGGCTTTGTGGTATTGCAGGGGAACAGGAGGATTCATTTCCTCAAATG GAACGAGGTGACCAAACTAAAGTTCGAAGGAAAGACATTTCATATATATGCAACTCATCAAGAG GATCAGAAGATCATCTTGACTTACTTTGCTCCAACACCGGAGGCCTGTAAGCATTTATGGAAGTGTGGGGTGGAAAACCAAGCTTTCTACCA GTTTGAGAAATCAAGTCAAGTTCGCACGGTGTCTAGTAGTAATCTTTTCTTCAAAGGGAGCCGCTTTAGATATAG TGGTAAAGTGGCCAAGGAAGTGATGGAACAGAGTGCCAAAATAAGACGAGAGCCTCCAGAGATCCACAG GGCTGGAATGGTCCCCAGTAGGAGTTGTCCCTCCATCACTCATGGCCCACGACAGAGCAGCGTTCCCCGAACACGAAGGAGAGCAGTCCATATTTCCATCATGGAGG GTTTGGAGTCCCTGCGTGACAGTGGCCATTCCACACCAGTACGATCGGTCTCCAATGGCAATTCATTCCTACGCTCCCATGGAGCCGAGGGAGGAACAGCTGAATTTTCGGAGGACTCTTACAGTCCCTCTGACAGTGTGCTTCCCACACCGGTGTCCAACGACCCCTCAGACCAGGCTCAGGTTCGCCACACAAATGGCCCACGCAGGATCCAAGATGAAGGAGGAACAGAACTGTGCACTCAAAACCAGGCAAGGCCACAGGCCGTTAAGCCCAAAGGGAAACGTTCACACCTGGAGAAGACTCTGCCAACCCAACACGGACCAGAGGAAGGCGTGAATGAGGTCATCTGTAGTTTGGCCCGTCTTTTCTTAGTGACCCTGGCTCTGCTCTTTGCTCTCCTTCTCCTTCTTATTGTGCTAACAGAATCTGAGCTGGACTTGGCATTTCTTAGAGACATCCGGAGGACACCCGAATTCCAGCAGTTCCACTATGAATACTTTTGCCCCCTTCGGCGTTGGCTGGCCTGCAAGTTGCGCTGGATGGGTGGGCATCTTATTAATAAATGA
- the frmd5b gene encoding FERM domain-containing protein 5 isoform X1, giving the protein MLSRLMSGSDRTLDREFNCTVRLLDDSEYSCTVQRDAKGQWLFEQVCHHLNLLEKDYFGIRFVDPDKQRHWLDFSKPITKQMRSQPPYTMCLRVKFYPPDPAALKEEITRYLVFLQIKRDLYHGRLLCKSSDAATLAAFILQAEIGDYDPGKHPEGYSSKFQFFPKHSERLERRIAEIHKSELTGQSPETSEMNFLRKAQSLETYGVDPHPCKDVSGNAAFLAFTPFGFVVLQGNRRIHFLKWNEVTKLKFEGKTFHIYATHQEDQKIILTYFAPTPEACKHLWKCGVENQAFYQFEKSSQVRTVSSSNLFFKGSRFRYSGKVAKEVMEQSAKIRREPPEIHRAGMVPSRSCPSITHGPRQSSVPRTRRRAVHISIMEGLESLRDSGHSTPVRSVSNGNSFLRSHGAEGGTAEFSEDSYSPSDSVLPTPVSNDPSDQAQVRHTNGPRRIQDEGGTELCTQNQARPQAVKPKGKRSHLEKTLPTQHGPEEGVNEVICSLARLFLVTLALLFALLLLLIVLTESELDLAFLRDIRRTPEFQQFHYEYFCPLRRWLACKLRWMGGHLINK; this is encoded by the exons AGGGATGCGAAAGGTCAGTGGCTGTTTGAGCAGGTCTGTCATCATCTAAACTTGCTGGAGAAAGACTACTTTGGCATCAGATTTGTGGACCCAGACAAGCAACGA caCTGGCTGGATTTCAGCAAGCCAATTACCAAACAAATGAGAT CTCAGCCACCCTACACAATGTGTTTGCGTGTTAAATTCTATCCTCCGGACCCTGCAGCTCTTAAAGAAGAGATCACTAG ATACCTTGTCTTCCTACAGATTAAAAGAGATTTGTATCATGGCCGACTCCTGTGCAAAAGTTCAGATGCTGCTACATTGGCTGCATTTATTCTGCAGG CTGAGATTGGAGATTATGACCCGGGGAAGCATCCGGAAGGTTACAGCTCTAAGTTTCAGTTTTTTCCCAAGCATTCTGAGCGCCTGGAGCGCCGCATTGCTGAGATCCACAAATCCGAGCTGAC AGGCCAGAGTCCTGAGACATCTGAAATGAATTTCTTAAGAAAAGCTCAGTCTCTAGAAACATATGGAGTAGATCCACATCCCTGCAAA GATGTGTCTGGGAATGCAGCATTTCTCGCATTTACCCCGTTTGGCTTTGTGGTATTGCAGGGGAACAGGAGGATTCATTTCCTCAAATG GAACGAGGTGACCAAACTAAAGTTCGAAGGAAAGACATTTCATATATATGCAACTCATCAAGAG GATCAGAAGATCATCTTGACTTACTTTGCTCCAACACCGGAGGCCTGTAAGCATTTATGGAAGTGTGGGGTGGAAAACCAAGCTTTCTACCA GTTTGAGAAATCAAGTCAAGTTCGCACGGTGTCTAGTAGTAATCTTTTCTTCAAAGGGAGCCGCTTTAGATATAG TGGTAAAGTGGCCAAGGAAGTGATGGAACAGAGTGCCAAAATAAGACGAGAGCCTCCAGAGATCCACAG GGCTGGAATGGTCCCCAGTAGGAGTTGTCCCTCCATCACTCATGGCCCACGACAGAGCAGCGTTCCCCGAACACGAAGGAGAGCAGTCCATATTTCCATCATGGAGG GTTTGGAGTCCCTGCGTGACAGTGGCCATTCCACACCAGTACGATCGGTCTCCAATGGCAATTCATTCCTACGCTCCCATGGAGCCGAGGGAGGAACAGCTGAATTTTCGGAGGACTCTTACAGTCCCTCTGACAGTGTGCTTCCCACACCGGTGTCCAACGACCCCTCAGACCAGGCTCAGGTTCGCCACACAAATGGCCCACGCAGGATCCAAGATGAAGGAGGAACAGAACTGTGCACTCAAAACCAGGCAAGGCCACAGGCCGTTAAGCCCAAAGGGAAACGTTCACACCTGGAGAAGACTCTGCCAACCCAACACGGACCAGAGGAAGGCGTGAATGAGGTCATCTGTAGTTTGGCCCGTCTTTTCTTAGTGACCCTGGCTCTGCTCTTTGCTCTCCTTCTCCTTCTTATTGTGCTAACAGAATCTGAGCTGGACTTGGCATTTCTTAGAGACATCCGGAGGACACCCGAATTCCAGCAGTTCCACTATGAATACTTTTGCCCCCTTCGGCGTTGGCTGGCCTGCAAGTTGCGCTGGATGGGTGGGCATCTTATTAATAAATGA
- the frmd5b gene encoding FERM domain-containing protein 5 isoform X4, which yields MYFVILHRNEVTKLKFEGKTFHIYATHQEDQKIILTYFAPTPEACKHLWKCGVENQAFYQFEKSSQVRTVSSSNLFFKGSRFRYSGKVAKEVMEQSAKIRREPPEIHRAGMVPSRSCPSITHGPRQSSVPRTRRRAVHISIMEGLESLRDSGHSTPVRSVSNGNSFLRSHGAEGGTAEFSEDSYSPSDSVLPTPVSNDPSDQAQVRHTNGPRRIQDEGGTELCTQNQARPQAVKPKGKRSHLEKTLPTQHGPEEGVNEVICSLARLFLVTLALLFALLLLLIVLTESELDLAFLRDIRRTPEFQQFHYEYFCPLRRWLACKLRWMGGHLINK from the exons ATG TATTTTGTCATATTGCACAGGAACGAGGTGACCAAACTAAAGTTCGAAGGAAAGACATTTCATATATATGCAACTCATCAAGAG GATCAGAAGATCATCTTGACTTACTTTGCTCCAACACCGGAGGCCTGTAAGCATTTATGGAAGTGTGGGGTGGAAAACCAAGCTTTCTACCA GTTTGAGAAATCAAGTCAAGTTCGCACGGTGTCTAGTAGTAATCTTTTCTTCAAAGGGAGCCGCTTTAGATATAG TGGTAAAGTGGCCAAGGAAGTGATGGAACAGAGTGCCAAAATAAGACGAGAGCCTCCAGAGATCCACAG GGCTGGAATGGTCCCCAGTAGGAGTTGTCCCTCCATCACTCATGGCCCACGACAGAGCAGCGTTCCCCGAACACGAAGGAGAGCAGTCCATATTTCCATCATGGAGG GTTTGGAGTCCCTGCGTGACAGTGGCCATTCCACACCAGTACGATCGGTCTCCAATGGCAATTCATTCCTACGCTCCCATGGAGCCGAGGGAGGAACAGCTGAATTTTCGGAGGACTCTTACAGTCCCTCTGACAGTGTGCTTCCCACACCGGTGTCCAACGACCCCTCAGACCAGGCTCAGGTTCGCCACACAAATGGCCCACGCAGGATCCAAGATGAAGGAGGAACAGAACTGTGCACTCAAAACCAGGCAAGGCCACAGGCCGTTAAGCCCAAAGGGAAACGTTCACACCTGGAGAAGACTCTGCCAACCCAACACGGACCAGAGGAAGGCGTGAATGAGGTCATCTGTAGTTTGGCCCGTCTTTTCTTAGTGACCCTGGCTCTGCTCTTTGCTCTCCTTCTCCTTCTTATTGTGCTAACAGAATCTGAGCTGGACTTGGCATTTCTTAGAGACATCCGGAGGACACCCGAATTCCAGCAGTTCCACTATGAATACTTTTGCCCCCTTCGGCGTTGGCTGGCCTGCAAGTTGCGCTGGATGGGTGGGCATCTTATTAATAAATGA